From a region of the Sander lucioperca isolate FBNREF2018 chromosome 8, SLUC_FBN_1.2, whole genome shotgun sequence genome:
- the cd28 gene encoding cytotoxic T-lymphocyte protein 4 — protein sequence MLLTHIVTPWIVLTVLSLCLPVWSAVKVIQHYKVVSTNGTAQLQCFVQPRPSFHKSQPSDEQTLPYPYPDPEELRVTLLKGLHGTQELCSSTLSFTEQTEPGVAKEREVQCSARLREGSVEVTVSGLKATDTDLYRCGIEIFYPPPYLRLTGNGTLIHVLGSSDCPLPETHRQAAQQGDKGEDDEERITSRTSVLVVVLMILVICVLIIIIFFQAKQCEQGRREIGVRPEPDVFLKVDAAAFSC from the exons ATGCTCCTGACTCACATTGTGACGCCATGGATTGTGTTGACAGTCCTCAGCCTCTGCCTACCTGTGTGGAGTG CTGTGAAGGTGATCCAACACTACAAAGTAGTGAGCACCAATGGTACGGCACAGCTCCAGTGCTTCGTCCAACCCCGACCCTCCTTCCACAAGAGCCAACCCTCCGACGAGCAAACCCTGCCGTACCCGTACCCTGACCCTGAGGAGCTCCGCGTGACTCTGCTGAAAGGCCTCCACGGCACCCAGGAACTCTGTTCGTCCACCCTCAGCTTCACAGAGCAGACAGAGCCAGGAGtggcgaaagagagagag gTGCAGTGCTCTGCTCGGCTGAGGGAGGGCTCTGTGGAGGTGACAGTGTCTGGACTGAAAGCCACAGACACAGATCTGTATCGTTGTGGGATAGAGATCTTCTACCCACCACCATACCTGCGGCTCACTGGCAACGGCACGCTCATTCATGTCTTAG GCAGCTCCGACTGTCCCTTGCCGGAGACTCACAGACAGGCTGCACAGCAGGGCGATAAAGGAGAGGACGATGAGGAGAGGATAACATCAAGAACATCTGTTCTTGTGGTTGTACTGATGATACTGGTCATATGTGTCCTCATCATCATTATCTTCTTCCAG GCTAAACAGTGTGAGCAAGGGAGGAGGGAGATTGGAGTCCGACCAGAGCCTGATGTTTTTCTCAAGGTGGACGCTGCTGCATTTTCATGTTAA